Proteins from one Fusobacterium periodonticum 1_1_41FAA genomic window:
- a CDS encoding response regulator transcription factor — protein MNKILIIEDDKNIQRLLSLELKHKGYMVSSAYDGEEGLELFTKNSYDVVLLDLMLPKKSGKELCQEFRKLTDTPIIITTAKDNVLDKVELLDLGANDYICKPFAIEELLARIRVVTRNRENSSDKQIYFENEIKLDLTTKKVFINQKEISLTKTEFLILEYFMKNRAISCSREKILTGVWGYDFDGEEKIVDVYINSLRKKMDTESKYIHTIRGFGYIFQYKED, from the coding sequence ATGAATAAAATATTAATAATTGAAGATGATAAAAATATACAAAGATTATTATCGTTAGAATTAAAACACAAGGGCTATATGGTAAGTTCGGCTTATGATGGTGAAGAAGGACTAGAGTTATTTACAAAAAATTCTTATGATGTTGTTTTGTTGGATTTAATGCTACCTAAAAAATCTGGAAAAGAACTATGTCAAGAATTTAGAAAATTAACAGATACTCCTATTATAATTACAACAGCTAAAGACAATGTTTTAGATAAGGTTGAACTTTTAGATTTAGGTGCTAATGATTATATCTGTAAACCTTTTGCTATAGAAGAATTATTAGCTAGAATAAGGGTTGTAACAAGAAATAGAGAAAATTCTAGTGATAAACAAATATATTTTGAAAATGAAATAAAATTAGATTTAACAACTAAAAAAGTATTTATCAATCAAAAAGAAATAAGTCTTACAAAAACTGAATTTTTAATATTAGAATATTTTATGAAAAATAGGGCAATCTCTTGTTCAAGAGAGAAAATTCTAACTGGAGTTTGGGGCTATGATTTTGATGGGGAAGAGAAAATTGTAGATGTATATATCAATTCACTTAGAAAAAAGATGGATACAGAAAGTAAATACATACATACTATTCGCGGTTTTGGTTATATATTTCAATATAAAGAGGATTAA
- a CDS encoding ArnT family glycosyltransferase — translation MFSTRRKDIFVLVVLSLFAYLSIIAIREIDSAEARNFIAAREMLENSSWWSPTVNGHFYFENPPLPTWLTAIIMMITRSHSEAILRIPNMLCCIFTVLFLYRSMIRIKKDRLFAFLCSFVLLSTFMFIKLGAENTWDIYTYTFAFCASLAFYLYVRDGQRKNLYRMAILIFLSFLSKGPVGFYSVFIPFLLAHYIIFPKEIFKKRTFFVLLTLVISIALSLIWAFSMFFNHGDFFLSIVKDEVNAWATKHHRSFIFYTDYFVYMGSWLFFSIFVIFKIPEKKEEKVFWLWTILSLIFISIIQMKKKRYGLPIYLTSSITIGQLCIYYFRKTYAELKKREKTLLIIQQLFLLFVIFASLIFLTYFGYIKKEISFGLFFLYAALHLLFLFLFAVGYTEISYAKRVIIFSGLTMLLVNFSSSWILESKFMQNNLLKFRMPIDEEILKSSDPIYAEAYDIEDVWKLGKQIKTLNKNMPDEREIIFLGKEEPKSLSKVYEVKKVYEYQKVTHKMERIYILERIY, via the coding sequence ATGTTTTCAACAAGAAGAAAAGATATATTTGTCTTAGTAGTTCTTTCACTTTTTGCTTATTTATCAATTATTGCAATAAGAGAAATAGATAGTGCAGAAGCAAGAAATTTTATAGCAGCACGTGAGATGCTAGAAAATTCTAGTTGGTGGTCTCCAACAGTAAATGGACATTTTTATTTTGAAAATCCTCCATTACCAACATGGTTAACAGCCATTATAATGATGATAACGCGTTCTCATTCAGAGGCTATTTTAAGAATACCAAATATGCTTTGTTGCATTTTTACGGTTTTATTTTTATATAGAAGTATGATTAGAATAAAAAAAGACAGACTATTTGCCTTTTTATGTTCTTTTGTTTTACTTAGTACCTTTATGTTTATAAAGTTAGGAGCAGAAAATACCTGGGATATTTATACTTATACCTTTGCTTTCTGTGCTTCACTAGCTTTTTACTTATATGTGAGAGATGGGCAAAGAAAAAATTTATATAGAATGGCAATACTTATTTTTCTTTCCTTTTTAAGTAAGGGTCCTGTAGGTTTCTATTCTGTTTTTATTCCTTTTTTACTTGCTCATTATATTATTTTTCCAAAAGAAATATTTAAGAAAAGAACTTTTTTTGTTCTTTTAACTTTAGTTATTAGTATTGCTCTTTCATTAATTTGGGCTTTTTCTATGTTTTTTAATCATGGAGATTTCTTTTTATCTATTGTTAAAGATGAAGTTAATGCTTGGGCAACAAAACATCACCGTAGCTTTATCTTCTATACAGATTATTTTGTCTATATGGGTTCTTGGCTATTCTTCTCTATCTTTGTTATCTTTAAAATACCTGAGAAAAAAGAAGAAAAAGTTTTTTGGCTTTGGACTATATTATCTTTAATTTTTATATCTATCATACAAATGAAGAAAAAAAGATATGGTCTACCTATATATTTGACATCATCTATAACTATTGGACAACTATGTATATATTATTTTAGAAAAACTTATGCTGAACTAAAAAAGAGAGAAAAAACTTTACTTATAATACAACAATTATTTTTACTTTTTGTAATTTTTGCAAGTTTAATTTTCTTAACTTATTTTGGTTATATAAAGAAAGAGATTTCTTTTGGATTATTTTTTCTTTATGCTGCCTTACATCTTTTATTCTTATTTCTATTCGCAGTTGGTTATACAGAGATAAGTTATGCAAAAAGAGTTATAATTTTCTCAGGTTTAACTATGTTACTTGTAAATTTTAGTTCTTCTTGGATACTTGAAAGCAAGTTTATGCAAAATAACCTATTAAAATTTAGAATGCCTATAGATGAGGAAATTTTAAAAAGTTCTGATCCTATATATGCAGAAGCTTATGATATTGAAGATGTTTGGAAATTAGGAAAACAAATAAAAACTTTAAATAAAAATATGCCTGATGAAAGAGAAATCATATTTTTAGGAAAAGAGGAACCTAAAAGTTTATCTAAAGTCTATGAAGTAAAAAAAGTTTATGAATATCAAAAAGTTACTCATAAAATGGAAAGAATATATATATTAGAAAGAATTTACTAA
- a CDS encoding type II toxin-antitoxin system HicB family antitoxin, which translates to MKEKYIYPCVVYEEDGIYYANFKDFDACFTDGENIEEVIINAKDVLEGTIFSLLKNNLEVPKPTLTKPNLENNEFLVYIDI; encoded by the coding sequence ATGAAAGAAAAATATATTTATCCTTGTGTAGTTTATGAGGAAGATGGTATATATTATGCAAATTTTAAAGATTTTGATGCTTGTTTTACAGACGGAGAAAATATAGAAGAAGTCATAATTAATGCTAAGGATGTACTAGAAGGAACTATTTTTAGCTTATTAAAAAATAATTTAGAAGTACCTAAACCAACATTAACAAAACCAAATTTAGAAAACAATGAATTTTTAGTTTATATAGATATTTGA
- a CDS encoding sensor histidine kinase: MKKISKELLKTYYWVIFLFTVFSVFIIINFSIYLWKENENDIKLVEEYIEYEMTALDERTDTSSKSKEEILMEIIDEAPKLRDVYLEIFYNDKKYAKAPYLPDRRHNFLDYYSVTKIYQPDNFNEVKVNITRRNVRDRKLIINAFASFVFFLLFCLFIIIKIQKKFFDKFKNSIDNLKIFTQDYDFNSKIKIHNEENFIEFSILQKSFKNMLTRLEEQSQSQSNFVNNASHELKTPIFVLKGYVDMLNDWGKNDKEVLDESLIVLKKEIQNMQDLTEKLLFLAKSKNLVVEKKSVNLDTILKETIDNLNFAYPDQLINYSSAEIFIDSDDALLRLLFKNLIENAIKYGNNNPVNVILEKGRKIKVIIEDFGLGISKEALPHIFERFYREDEARNREIKSYGLGLSIVNEILSLLDIDIQVDSELGKGTKITLEM; this comes from the coding sequence ATGAAAAAGATATCTAAAGAATTATTAAAAACATACTATTGGGTTATATTTTTATTTACTGTATTCTCTGTTTTTATCATAATAAATTTTTCGATTTATCTTTGGAAAGAAAATGAAAATGATATAAAACTTGTAGAAGAATATATTGAGTATGAAATGACCGCTTTAGATGAAAGAACAGATACATCTTCTAAGTCAAAGGAAGAAATTTTGATGGAAATAATAGATGAAGCTCCTAAACTTCGTGATGTGTACTTAGAAATATTCTATAATGATAAAAAATATGCTAAAGCACCATACTTACCAGATAGGAGACATAACTTTTTAGACTATTATTCGGTCACAAAAATTTATCAACCTGATAATTTTAATGAAGTGAAAGTTAATATAACAAGAAGAAATGTTAGAGATAGAAAACTTATTATAAATGCCTTTGCTAGTTTTGTATTCTTTTTACTTTTCTGTCTATTTATAATTATTAAAATTCAAAAGAAATTTTTTGATAAATTTAAAAATTCAATAGACAATTTAAAAATTTTTACTCAAGACTATGATTTTAATTCTAAAATTAAAATTCATAATGAAGAAAATTTTATTGAATTTAGTATTTTACAAAAATCTTTTAAGAACATGTTAACAAGACTTGAAGAACAATCTCAATCACAAAGTAATTTTGTGAATAATGCTTCTCATGAATTGAAAACTCCAATCTTTGTTTTAAAAGGTTATGTGGATATGCTTAATGACTGGGGGAAAAATGATAAGGAAGTTCTTGATGAAAGTTTGATTGTTTTAAAAAAAGAAATACAAAATATGCAAGACTTAACTGAAAAACTTTTATTTTTAGCTAAAAGTAAAAATTTAGTTGTAGAAAAAAAATCTGTAAATTTAGATACTATTTTAAAAGAAACGATAGATAATTTAAATTTTGCCTATCCTGATCAACTTATAAATTATAGTTCTGCTGAAATTTTTATAGATTCAGATGATGCTCTTTTAAGACTACTATTTAAGAATTTAATTGAGAATGCAATAAAATATGGAAATAATAATCCAGTGAATGTTATACTAGAAAAAGGAAGAAAAATTAAAGTTATAATAGAAGATTTTGGGCTAGGAATATCAAAAGAAGCCCTACCACATATTTTTGAAAGATTCTACAGAGAAGATGAAGCCAGAAATAGAGAAATCAAAAGTTATGGTTTAGGACTTTCTATTGTAAATGAAATACTTTCTTTATTAGATATTGATATTCAAGTTGATAGTGAACTTGGAAAGGGAACAAAGATTACATTGGAGATGTAA
- a CDS encoding uracil-DNA glycosylase family protein codes for MTRDEKLNKLIEDIKNDEENKKYTEQGIDPLFSAPKEARIVIVGQAPGLKAQENKLYWKDKSGDKLRLWTGIDEKTFYSSNLLAIIPMDFYYPGKGKSGDLPPRKDFGEKWHNKILELLPNVELFILIGKYAQEFYLNGRTKENLTETVHSYKEYLPKFFPIVHPSPLNIGWLKKNPWFEKEVVPELKEMVTKIMKK; via the coding sequence ATGACTAGAGATGAAAAGTTAAATAAATTGATTGAAGATATAAAAAATGATGAGGAAAATAAAAAATACACTGAGCAAGGTATTGATCCTCTTTTTTCTGCTCCTAAGGAAGCAAGGATAGTTATTGTAGGGCAAGCTCCTGGCTTAAAAGCTCAAGAAAATAAATTGTATTGGAAAGATAAAAGTGGAGATAAATTAAGACTTTGGACTGGTATAGATGAAAAGACTTTCTATAGTTCTAATTTACTTGCTATTATTCCTATGGACTTCTATTATCCTGGTAAAGGGAAGAGTGGAGATCTTCCACCAAGAAAAGATTTTGGAGAAAAGTGGCATAATAAGATTTTAGAATTACTTCCTAATGTTGAATTATTTATATTGATTGGAAAATATGCACAAGAATTCTATTTAAACGGGCGAACTAAAGAAAATTTAACAGAGACTGTTCATTCTTATAAAGAATATCTCCCTAAATTTTTTCCTATAGTTCACCCTTCACCTTTAAATATTGGATGGTTAAAGAAAAACCCTTGGTTTGAAAAAGAAGTTGTACCTGAATTAAAAGAAATGGTAACAAAAATTATGAAAAAATAG